In one Acetobacter sp. genomic region, the following are encoded:
- a CDS encoding NAD(P) transhydrogenase subunit alpha, with translation MPVTSMTFIIALYIFMLAAFTGYVVISRVPSILHTPLMSGSNFIHGIVVVGALSVLLSATNIPEQAIGFIGVMFGAGNVMGGYVVTDRMLAMFKPSTQKPEQKAQDGKA, from the coding sequence ATGCCAGTGACATCCATGACTTTCATCATAGCGCTTTATATTTTCATGCTGGCGGCCTTCACCGGATATGTCGTCATCAGCCGCGTGCCTTCGATCCTGCACACGCCGCTGATGTCAGGCTCCAACTTCATCCACGGCATTGTCGTCGTCGGCGCTCTCAGCGTGCTGCTGTCCGCCACGAATATCCCCGAACAGGCCATCGGTTTCATCGGCGTGATGTTCGGGGCAGGCAACGTGATGGGTGGTTATGTCGTCACGGACCGGATGCTGGCCATGTTCAAGCCAAGCACACAGAAGCCTGAGCAGAAAGCACAGGACGGAAAGGCCTGA
- a CDS encoding NAD(P)(+) transhydrogenase (Re/Si-specific) subunit beta, protein MSAIDYIIGLSGLVASGLFIYGLKGMSSPVTAVRGIVIAGWGMAFVVAIAFLQAFNVPDEVLPHLPVNLGLAVLALLLGGAWAGWKGKTVAMTAMPQMVALFNGMGGGSAAAISALALMRHDETDCLHLGVTALGGLIGCISLTGSLVAWAKLDGRMKNPIRFPGQQIFNLLVFVTILGLALLTVTTQGQDAPDPRFFSLLFFVAALFFGICMTVPIGGADMPVVISLYNAFTGLAVGLEGYVMADPALMIAGMVVGSAGTLLTLLMAKAMNRSIANVLFSNFGSSSGEAAGGPQGKMKSTEPSDAAATMRYASSVIIIPGYGLAVAQAQQKLYEMVKMLQAAGVDVKFAIHPVAGRMPGHMNVLLAEAGVPYDMIYDMDDINDSFRTTDVALIIGANDVVNPSARTDKSSPIYGMPILNADQAKQVFVIKRGQGTGYSGVQNPLFFLDNTTMVFGDAQAVLGKMVEALKALGTN, encoded by the coding sequence ATGAGCGCTATTGATTATATCATCGGCCTGAGCGGTCTTGTCGCTTCCGGACTGTTTATCTATGGCCTCAAGGGCATGTCCTCTCCTGTGACGGCGGTGCGCGGCATCGTCATCGCAGGCTGGGGCATGGCTTTTGTCGTCGCCATCGCCTTTCTTCAGGCGTTCAACGTCCCTGACGAAGTGCTGCCGCACCTGCCCGTCAATCTCGGACTTGCGGTGCTCGCGCTGCTGCTTGGCGGAGCATGGGCAGGCTGGAAAGGCAAAACCGTCGCCATGACGGCCATGCCGCAGATGGTGGCCCTGTTCAACGGAATGGGCGGTGGTTCCGCTGCCGCCATTTCGGCGCTCGCGCTCATGCGTCATGACGAGACGGATTGCCTGCATCTCGGCGTGACGGCTCTCGGCGGACTGATCGGCTGTATCTCGCTGACCGGCTCACTGGTCGCGTGGGCCAAGCTGGACGGGCGCATGAAGAACCCTATCCGCTTCCCCGGACAGCAGATTTTCAATCTTCTGGTATTCGTCACGATCCTCGGTCTGGCTCTGCTGACAGTGACCACTCAGGGACAGGACGCGCCTGACCCCCGCTTCTTCTCGCTTCTCTTCTTTGTTGCCGCACTGTTCTTCGGCATCTGCATGACCGTGCCGATCGGGGGCGCGGACATGCCGGTGGTGATCTCGCTCTACAATGCTTTCACGGGTCTGGCCGTCGGTCTTGAAGGCTATGTCATGGCCGATCCGGCCCTGATGATCGCCGGTATGGTGGTCGGTTCCGCCGGCACGCTGCTGACACTGCTCATGGCCAAGGCGATGAACCGTTCGATCGCCAACGTGCTGTTCAGCAATTTCGGCTCGTCTTCCGGCGAGGCCGCCGGTGGTCCGCAAGGCAAGATGAAGTCCACGGAGCCATCCGACGCCGCCGCCACGATGCGCTACGCGTCCAGCGTGATCATCATTCCGGGCTACGGTCTGGCCGTGGCTCAGGCGCAGCAGAAGCTGTACGAGATGGTGAAGATGCTTCAGGCCGCTGGCGTGGACGTGAAGTTCGCGATCCATCCGGTCGCCGGTCGTATGCCGGGACACATGAACGTGCTGCTCGCCGAAGCCGGTGTGCCCTACGACATGATCTACGACATGGACGACATCAACGACAGCTTCAGGACGACCGATGTCGCGCTGATCATCGGCGCGAACGACGTGGTCAATCCCTCCGCTCGCACCGACAAGTCCTCGCCGATTTACGGCATGCCCATTCTCAATGCGGATCAGGCGAAGCAGGTGTTTGTCATCAAACGCGGTCAGGGCACCGGCTATTCGGGCGTTCAGAATCCGCTGTTCTTCCTCGACAACACGACGATGGTCTTCGGCGACGCGCAGGCGGTTCTGGGCAAGATGGTCGAAGCGCTCAAGGCGCTCGGCACCAACTGA
- the adhP gene encoding alcohol dehydrogenase AdhP, with the protein MAGKMKAAVAHAFGQPLTIEELDIPEINSNQILVKMDACGVCHTDLHAVRGDWPSKPTLSFIPGHEGVGHVVQVGSNVSWIREGDYVGVPWLYSACGHCEHCLGAWETLCEKQQDTGYSVNGCFAEYVVADPNYVAHIPKGADPLQIAPVLCAGLTVYKGLKMTDTKPGDWVAISGVGGLGQMAIQYGVAMGLNMIAVDIDDNKLATAKELGAALAVNAKDTDPAAFVQKEVGGAHGALVTAVSRIAFSQAMGYARRGGTIVLNGLPPGDFPVSIFDMVMNGTTIRGSIVGTRLDMIEALSFFADGKVHTVVKPEKLENINRIFDDLENGRIDGRAVLDFRN; encoded by the coding sequence ATGGCAGGCAAGATGAAAGCGGCTGTAGCCCATGCTTTTGGCCAACCGCTCACCATTGAGGAACTGGATATTCCGGAGATCAACTCCAACCAGATTCTGGTGAAGATGGACGCATGCGGCGTCTGTCATACGGACCTCCATGCCGTGCGGGGCGACTGGCCGAGCAAACCGACCCTGTCCTTCATTCCGGGTCACGAGGGCGTCGGCCATGTCGTTCAGGTCGGCAGCAATGTAAGCTGGATCAGGGAAGGCGACTATGTCGGTGTCCCCTGGCTCTACTCCGCATGCGGTCACTGCGAACACTGTCTTGGAGCGTGGGAGACGCTGTGCGAGAAGCAGCAGGATACCGGTTATTCAGTGAACGGCTGTTTTGCCGAGTATGTGGTGGCCGATCCGAACTATGTCGCCCATATCCCAAAAGGAGCTGACCCGCTCCAGATCGCGCCGGTTCTGTGCGCCGGGCTGACGGTCTACAAGGGCCTGAAAATGACCGACACGAAGCCCGGTGACTGGGTCGCCATTTCGGGTGTCGGCGGGCTTGGTCAGATGGCCATCCAGTACGGCGTCGCCATGGGTCTGAACATGATCGCCGTTGATATTGACGACAACAAGCTGGCCACAGCGAAGGAACTGGGAGCGGCTCTGGCCGTTAACGCAAAGGACACTGATCCCGCCGCCTTCGTGCAGAAGGAAGTGGGCGGAGCCCATGGCGCTCTGGTCACGGCTGTTTCCCGTATCGCCTTTTCGCAGGCGATGGGTTATGCACGTCGAGGTGGAACAATCGTTCTCAATGGCCTCCCTCCGGGCGATTTCCCGGTATCGATCTTCGATATGGTCATGAACGGAACGACAATCCGAGGTTCAATTGTGGGCACGCGGCTCGACATGATCGAGGCGCTGTCCTTCTTTGCAGACGGGAAGGTACATACGGTTGTGAAGCCGGAGAAACTGGAGAACATCAACCGTATCTTTGACGATCTGGAGAACGGCCGTATCGATGGACGCGCCGTTCTGGACTTCCGGAACTGA
- a CDS encoding NAD-dependent succinate-semialdehyde dehydrogenase: MAYATVNPFTNEEIKVFPTATDAEIDTALDSAHAAFLSWRTTSFAERAKVMQKAADLLRANIDEYSKLLTLEMGKVFGEAKAETELSAAIFEYYAKNAEKLLVAEELPVASKDEGRAKIIHQPLGVLLAVEPWNFPFYQVARIIAPQLSAGNTVVLKHASNVPQCAAAMDKLMIEAGLPKGAFQNLYPTHDQVSRILADHRVCGLALTGSEGAGSRLAAEAGKALKKCTMELGGADAFIVLEDADLEKTVKWAVFGRHWNAGQVCVSSKRMIIVDAVYDEFMKQYREGVAKLKMGDPMDPATTLAPLSSQKAADDLKKQVEGAVAAGAKAEEIPLEMPNAGAFFRPVILSEVKDGNPAMREEFFGPVSMIFRVKDEAEAILMANDSPYGLGGSVFTKDEARGVRVAEQIETGMVYINHPTMVKADLPFGGVLRSGFGRELIGLGIKEFVNHKLVDVVDIDAPF; the protein is encoded by the coding sequence ATGGCCTACGCAACGGTAAACCCATTCACCAACGAAGAAATCAAGGTGTTCCCGACCGCGACGGATGCCGAGATCGACACAGCGCTCGATTCCGCTCACGCTGCGTTCCTGTCATGGCGCACGACTTCTTTTGCGGAACGCGCGAAAGTGATGCAGAAGGCCGCTGACCTGCTGCGCGCCAACATCGACGAATACTCCAAGCTGCTGACCCTCGAAATGGGTAAGGTCTTTGGGGAAGCCAAGGCCGAGACGGAGCTGTCCGCCGCGATCTTCGAATATTACGCAAAGAACGCCGAAAAGCTTCTGGTTGCCGAGGAACTGCCGGTCGCCAGCAAGGACGAAGGCCGCGCGAAGATCATCCACCAGCCGCTGGGCGTTCTGCTCGCCGTCGAGCCGTGGAACTTCCCGTTCTATCAGGTCGCCCGCATCATCGCGCCGCAGCTTTCCGCCGGTAACACGGTCGTTCTGAAGCACGCATCCAATGTGCCGCAGTGTGCCGCCGCCATGGACAAGCTGATGATCGAGGCTGGTCTTCCGAAAGGCGCGTTCCAGAACCTGTATCCGACGCATGATCAGGTGTCCCGTATCCTCGCCGACCACCGCGTCTGCGGTCTCGCCCTGACGGGTTCGGAAGGTGCAGGCTCCCGTCTGGCAGCCGAAGCTGGCAAGGCGCTGAAGAAGTGTACGATGGAGCTTGGCGGCGCTGACGCGTTCATCGTTCTTGAAGACGCCGATCTTGAGAAGACCGTGAAATGGGCCGTATTCGGTCGTCACTGGAACGCCGGTCAGGTCTGCGTGTCTTCCAAGCGCATGATCATCGTTGACGCTGTTTATGACGAATTCATGAAGCAGTATCGCGAAGGCGTTGCGAAGCTGAAGATGGGCGATCCGATGGACCCGGCCACCACGCTGGCGCCGCTGTCTTCCCAGAAAGCTGCCGACGATCTGAAGAAGCAGGTTGAGGGCGCTGTCGCCGCCGGCGCGAAAGCGGAAGAGATTCCGCTGGAAATGCCCAATGCCGGTGCGTTCTTCCGTCCGGTCATCCTGAGCGAAGTGAAGGACGGCAATCCCGCGATGCGTGAGGAGTTCTTCGGCCCGGTTTCCATGATCTTCCGCGTGAAGGACGAAGCCGAAGCCATCCTCATGGCCAATGACAGCCCGTATGGCCTTGGCGGTTCGGTCTTTACGAAAGACGAAGCCCGTGGCGTCCGTGTTGCAGAGCAGATCGAAACCGGCATGGTCTACATCAACCATCCGACGATGGTGAAGGCCGACCTGCCGTTCGGCGGCGTTCTGCGCTCCGGCTTCGGTCGTGAACTGATCGGTCTCGGCATCAAGGAATTCGTCAACCACAAGCTGGTTGACGTTGTCGATATCGACGCACCGTTCTGA
- a CDS encoding dihydrodipicolinate synthase family protein: MSIFHGLSAFPITPADEHGEVDTDGVMRLTAHLSANGVDSIGLLGSTGTYAYLSRAERRRATSAAIKAVGGKTPLIVGIGTLRTDEARYLACDAAAEGADGLLMAPVSYTPLTQEEAFQHYVAVAEATSLPLCIYNNPTTTHFSFGRNLLERLAEIPNIVAVKMPAPAEGMVTQELAELRDSPIGKFVIGYSGDWIATEALLAGCDGWFSVLGGFLPRLAKAMVTAAQEGDVSTARQYQQVLEPMWALFREFGSLRVAYAATNLLGLSAAQPPRPLLPLAASDQNRVSEALRACREIMAE; this comes from the coding sequence ATGTCGATCTTTCACGGTCTTTCGGCCTTCCCCATTACCCCTGCCGACGAACATGGCGAGGTCGATACGGATGGCGTCATGCGTCTGACGGCCCATCTGTCGGCCAACGGCGTGGATTCCATCGGTCTGCTGGGCAGCACCGGCACCTATGCCTATCTGAGCCGCGCCGAACGACGCCGTGCCACCAGCGCCGCCATCAAGGCAGTCGGCGGTAAAACACCTCTGATCGTGGGGATCGGCACGCTACGCACCGACGAGGCCCGGTACCTTGCATGTGATGCCGCTGCCGAGGGCGCAGACGGACTGTTGATGGCTCCTGTGTCCTACACGCCCCTGACACAGGAAGAAGCCTTTCAGCATTATGTCGCTGTCGCCGAAGCAACCTCCCTGCCGCTCTGTATCTATAACAACCCGACCACAACCCACTTCAGCTTTGGACGCAATCTGCTGGAAAGGCTGGCGGAGATTCCCAACATCGTCGCCGTGAAAATGCCTGCTCCGGCGGAAGGCATGGTCACGCAGGAACTGGCGGAGTTGCGTGACAGTCCGATTGGAAAATTCGTCATTGGGTACAGCGGAGACTGGATTGCAACCGAAGCGCTTCTGGCCGGATGCGACGGATGGTTCAGCGTTCTGGGCGGCTTCCTGCCAAGGCTGGCCAAGGCGATGGTGACGGCGGCACAGGAAGGCGACGTTTCCACCGCAAGGCAATATCAACAGGTTCTGGAGCCGATGTGGGCTCTTTTCCGTGAGTTCGGAAGTCTCCGTGTGGCCTATGCGGCAACGAACCTTTTAGGGCTGTCGGCTGCCCAGCCTCCGCGTCCTCTTCTACCGTTGGCCGCGAGTGATCAGAACAGGGTTTCCGAGGCGCTCCGGGCATGTCGTGAAATAATGGCTGAATAG